A single genomic interval of Clostridium cylindrosporum DSM 605 harbors:
- a CDS encoding PRC-barrel domain-containing protein, producing MSKRLSEIMNLEIINIYNGEKYGYIGECEIVFSRDNGELLGIEAYESKTSLFSFKDSGGLFMPWSSKMKVCDKTLIFDYKV from the coding sequence ATGAGTAAAAGACTATCAGAAATTATGAATCTTGAAATAATAAATATTTATAACGGAGAAAAATATGGTTATATTGGAGAATGTGAAATAGTTTTTTCCAGAGATAATGGAGAGCTTTTAGGTATAGAAGCATATGAGTCTAAAACATCTTTATTTTCATTTAAAGATTCAGGAGGCCTTTTTATGCCATGGAGTTCTAAAATGAAAGTTTGCGATAAAACATTAATTTTTGATTATAAAGTTTAA
- the rimO gene encoding 30S ribosomal protein S12 methylthiotransferase RimO, with the protein MTYNVGMVSLGCDKNRVDAEIMLSILSREGYNLVTDPKTADVIIVNTCGFIESAKEESINTILEMSENKELGKCKSVIVTGCMAERYKNELMSEMPEIDAIIGTGTYRQIAEIVKKTLSGETGIINTGEINYDLDYEKRILSTPSHYGYVKIAEGCNNNCSYCIIPKLRGRFRSRSMESIVKEVNDIVDQGVKEIILVAQDTTKYGIDIYGEKRLPKLIAELEKIENLKWIRIMYSYPEDVTDELIDTIANSPKACKYFDIPIQHISDNVLKSMRRTTSKEEILNLITKIKTRIPNAIIRTSLIVGFPGETKDDFEELRSFIKMNLLDRVGIFTYSPEEGTVAANLENQIEENIKESRKNTLMQLQSSNSLENNKKLIGEVFEVLIEGKSDNNQYYGRTYQDAPGIDQNIYVNSESKLKLGDFVNVEVKKAYTYDLIGDVYNESSK; encoded by the coding sequence ATGACTTATAATGTAGGAATGGTATCATTAGGATGCGATAAAAATAGAGTTGACGCAGAAATTATGCTGTCTATACTTTCTAGAGAAGGATATAACTTAGTTACAGACCCAAAAACAGCAGATGTTATTATAGTAAATACATGTGGGTTTATTGAATCAGCAAAGGAAGAGTCAATAAACACTATTCTTGAAATGTCAGAAAATAAAGAATTAGGTAAATGTAAATCTGTAATTGTTACAGGATGTATGGCAGAAAGATATAAAAACGAGCTTATGTCTGAAATGCCAGAAATTGACGCTATAATTGGAACAGGGACTTATAGACAAATAGCTGAAATTGTGAAGAAAACTCTAAGTGGAGAAACTGGTATAATAAATACTGGAGAAATTAACTACGATTTAGACTATGAGAAAAGAATATTATCAACACCTTCACATTACGGATATGTAAAAATAGCTGAAGGATGTAACAATAACTGTAGTTATTGTATTATTCCAAAATTACGTGGTAGGTTCAGAAGTAGAAGTATGGAAAGCATTGTTAAAGAAGTTAATGACATCGTAGATCAAGGAGTAAAAGAGATTATACTAGTTGCTCAAGATACTACTAAATATGGTATTGACATTTATGGTGAAAAGAGACTTCCTAAACTTATAGCTGAGCTTGAAAAAATAGAGAATCTTAAATGGATACGTATTATGTACAGCTATCCTGAGGATGTAACTGATGAACTTATTGATACTATAGCAAACAGCCCTAAAGCTTGTAAATACTTTGATATTCCTATACAACATATTAGTGATAATGTTCTTAAATCTATGAGAAGAACAACTTCAAAAGAAGAAATTCTAAATCTAATAACAAAGATTAAAACTAGGATTCCAAATGCTATTATTAGAACATCATTAATTGTAGGATTCCCTGGTGAAACAAAAGATGACTTTGAAGAACTTAGAAGCTTCATAAAAATGAATCTTTTAGATAGAGTAGGTATATTTACTTATTCACCTGAAGAAGGAACAGTTGCAGCAAATCTTGAAAATCAAATAGAGGAAAACATAAAGGAATCTAGAAAGAATACATTAATGCAACTTCAATCTTCAAATTCATTAGAAAATAACAAAAAACTAATAGGAGAGGTTTTTGAAGTACTAATTGAAGGAAAAAGTGATAATAATCAATACTATGGAAGAACATATCAGGATGCTCCTGGTATCGATCAAAATATATATGTTAATTCTGAAAGTAAGTTGAAGCTAGGGGACTTCGTAAATGTAGAAGTTAAAAAGGCCTATACTTACGACCTAATAGGAGATGTTTATAATGAATCTAGCAAATAA
- a CDS encoding ATP-dependent Clp protease proteolytic subunit, which produces MNNLDNNNFNNAEPTVPSVNPVSQNPELENLKELGGTTIPSGSEEIFTINIIGQIEGHNILPPQSKATRYEHVIPQLIAVEQNPTIKGVLVVLNTVGGDVEAGLAIAEMLNSITKPSVSLVIGGSHSIGVPLAVSTDYSYISPTATMIIHPVRMNGLVIGAPQTFEYFNKMQDRISNFITRNSQISPDKLRCLMMQTDELMNDMGTILIGHQATEIGLIKEVGGIGEALSKLKQLIDEKKEV; this is translated from the coding sequence ATTAATAATTTAGATAATAACAATTTCAATAATGCAGAACCAACTGTTCCAAGTGTTAATCCAGTAAGTCAAAATCCAGAACTTGAAAACTTAAAGGAGCTTGGAGGTACTACTATTCCATCTGGCTCTGAGGAGATCTTTACTATAAATATTATAGGACAAATTGAGGGACACAACATACTTCCACCTCAAAGTAAAGCAACCAGATATGAACACGTAATTCCTCAGCTTATAGCTGTAGAACAAAACCCAACTATAAAAGGAGTACTTGTTGTACTTAACACAGTTGGTGGAGATGTAGAGGCTGGTCTTGCAATTGCAGAGATGTTAAATAGTATCACTAAACCTTCTGTATCACTTGTAATAGGAGGAAGTCATAGCATTGGAGTCCCACTTGCTGTATCAACTGACTATTCCTACATATCTCCGACAGCAACAATGATTATTCATCCAGTTAGAATGAATGGTCTTGTAATAGGCGCTCCTCAAACATTTGAGTATTTTAACAAAATGCAGGATAGAATATCTAATTTTATAACTAGAAACTCTCAAATCTCACCTGATAAATTAAGATGCCTAATGATGCAAACCGACGAGCTTATGAATGATATGGGAACTATTTTAATAGGTCACCAAGCTACTGAAATCGGCCTTATAAAGGAAGTTGGAGGAATCGGAGAAGCATTAAGTAAACTTAAACAACTAATAGATGAAAAAAAAGAGGTATAA
- the dut gene encoding dUTP diphosphatase, with protein MKLFIKRLQNDIPLPKYMTSGAAGMDLYAAVNEDTVLKKGEIKLIPTGIAISIDSGYEAQIRPRSGLAIKHGISLVNTPGTIDSDYRGEINLIMINFGARDFIIKRGDRIAQMVINKIETPTIVEVEVLDETSRATGGFGSTGL; from the coding sequence ATGAAACTTTTCATTAAAAGATTACAAAATGATATTCCCCTACCTAAATACATGACAAGTGGAGCAGCAGGTATGGATCTTTATGCTGCTGTTAATGAAGATACGGTATTGAAAAAAGGGGAAATAAAACTTATCCCAACAGGAATAGCGATATCTATAGATTCAGGTTATGAAGCACAAATCAGACCAAGAAGTGGCCTTGCTATTAAACATGGAATAAGTCTAGTTAATACCCCAGGAACAATCGATAGTGACTATAGGGGGGAAATTAATCTTATTATGATTAATTTTGGAGCTAGAGATTTTATAATCAAAAGAGGAGATAGAATTGCTCAAATGGTTATAAATAAAATTGAAACTCCAACTATTGTAGAAGTAGAAGTATTAGATGAAACATCAAGAGCAACAGGTGGTTTTGGATCAACAGGTCTATAA
- a CDS encoding FtsK/SpoIIIE family DNA translocase: MPKKVKKQRNTSSKESNRFKTEIYGLFLLAFSILVGFSIYIKPSGLIGIWIRNFFFALFGIGTYLIPIIMLIASVVFIANKGHIEIERKLVAILVFIFNIISMIHIGYSVSSGEKRFSSKLILAAEHGMEKKGGGISCEIIISPLIYMFGKVGAYIILICIGIVLAIIITEVSLTDLFKSIAQKVSIGVKQRLNDLKLKNNFNNQENNTSLEPKDLKEEKPQNLVKNANFDPRNIKIFDSLEDLESTVQSSIPPDITSTVKNQGMSSLASSEIRKESAATSIEVDYKEEKEYIFPDIKLLYQSKVTSNKDDKKYLLENAKMLEDTLQSFNVDAKVVQVRRGPSVTRYELHPSPGVKVSKIVNLSDDLALSLATSSVRIEAPIPGKAAVGIEVPNSEVSPVSLREVIESHEFTEFGSNLSFALGKDITGKCMVTDIGKMPHLLIAGATGSGKSVCINTLITSLIYKSSPDDVKMIMIDPKVVELSIYNGIPHLLIPVVTDPKKAASALYWAVNEMTDRYKIFAENNVRNIDGYNNLVKTKSIGKKMPKIVIIIDELADLMMVSPSDVEDSICRLSQMARAAGLHLVIATQRPSVDVITGVIKANIPSRISFAVSSQTDSRTILDMGGAEKLLGRGDMLFLPIGENKPIRVQGAFISEEEVESIVEFLKESSSVEYSSKAIEEIEKAKPDAELSCDEDDVLLSEAIKIAVDYGQASASMLQRRLRIGFNRAARLIEVMESKGIVGPQDGSKPRQVLISKEDASNL, from the coding sequence TTGCCAAAAAAAGTTAAAAAGCAGAGGAACACTTCTTCGAAAGAATCTAATAGGTTTAAAACCGAAATCTATGGATTATTCTTGCTTGCATTTTCTATACTTGTAGGCTTTAGTATATATATAAAACCATCTGGATTAATAGGTATTTGGATACGCAACTTCTTCTTTGCCTTATTCGGTATAGGAACATACTTAATTCCTATAATCATGCTTATTGCATCTGTGGTATTTATTGCTAATAAAGGCCATATAGAAATTGAAAGAAAGCTAGTAGCAATTCTTGTTTTTATATTTAATATAATATCTATGATACATATTGGATACTCAGTATCAAGTGGAGAAAAGAGATTTTCATCAAAGTTAATTTTGGCGGCAGAACATGGTATGGAGAAAAAAGGTGGTGGAATTTCTTGTGAAATTATAATATCTCCACTTATATATATGTTTGGTAAAGTAGGGGCATATATTATACTTATTTGTATTGGAATTGTACTTGCTATTATTATAACAGAGGTATCACTTACAGATCTTTTTAAATCAATAGCCCAAAAGGTTTCAATTGGAGTAAAACAAAGATTAAATGACTTAAAGTTGAAAAATAATTTTAATAATCAAGAAAATAATACTTCCTTAGAACCTAAAGACCTTAAAGAAGAAAAACCTCAAAACTTAGTTAAGAATGCTAATTTTGATCCACGCAATATAAAAATATTTGATTCACTTGAGGATTTGGAGTCTACAGTGCAAAGTAGTATTCCACCTGATATTACATCAACAGTTAAAAATCAAGGGATGTCAAGCTTAGCTTCCTCTGAAATAAGAAAAGAATCAGCAGCAACAAGTATAGAGGTAGATTATAAAGAAGAGAAAGAATATATTTTTCCTGATATAAAACTTTTATATCAGTCTAAAGTGACGTCTAATAAAGATGATAAGAAATATTTATTAGAAAATGCAAAAATGCTTGAGGATACACTCCAAAGTTTTAATGTAGATGCAAAGGTTGTTCAAGTTAGACGTGGCCCATCTGTAACAAGATACGAACTTCACCCAAGCCCAGGTGTAAAGGTTAGTAAAATAGTAAATCTATCCGATGACCTGGCACTAAGCCTTGCAACATCATCAGTAAGAATTGAAGCTCCTATACCTGGTAAAGCAGCCGTGGGAATAGAGGTTCCTAATAGTGAGGTTTCTCCCGTATCACTTAGAGAAGTTATAGAATCACACGAATTTACTGAGTTTGGTTCTAACTTATCATTTGCACTAGGTAAAGATATAACAGGGAAATGCATGGTAACAGATATTGGTAAAATGCCTCACTTACTTATTGCAGGTGCTACAGGGTCTGGTAAAAGTGTTTGCATAAACACTCTTATAACCAGTCTTATTTATAAGTCATCTCCAGATGATGTAAAAATGATAATGATAGACCCGAAGGTTGTTGAATTATCAATTTATAATGGGATACCCCATCTTTTAATACCCGTAGTTACTGACCCTAAAAAAGCGGCCTCTGCACTTTATTGGGCTGTAAATGAAATGACAGATAGATATAAAATTTTCGCTGAAAATAATGTTAGAAATATTGATGGATATAATAATCTAGTAAAAACAAAATCTATTGGCAAAAAGATGCCTAAAATAGTTATAATTATAGATGAGCTTGCAGACCTTATGATGGTTTCACCAAGCGATGTTGAAGATTCTATTTGTAGACTATCACAAATGGCAAGAGCTGCAGGTCTACACCTGGTTATTGCAACTCAAAGACCTTCTGTTGATGTTATTACTGGAGTTATCAAGGCTAATATTCCATCAAGAATATCATTTGCTGTATCTAGCCAAACTGACTCAAGAACAATTCTTGATATGGGAGGTGCAGAAAAACTTCTTGGTAGAGGAGATATGTTATTTCTTCCTATTGGCGAAAATAAACCTATAAGAGTTCAAGGTGCCTTTATCTCAGAGGAAGAAGTAGAATCTATTGTAGAGTTTCTAAAGGAATCTTCAAGCGTAGAATACAGTAGTAAAGCTATTGAAGAGATTGAAAAGGCAAAACCAGATGCTGAACTGTCATGTGATGAAGATGATGTTCTTTTAAGTGAAGCAATTAAAATAGCAGTAGATTATGGTCAAGCATCTGCTTCTATGCTACAAAGAAGACTTAGAATAGGATTTAATAGGGCAGCGAGACTTATTGAAGTTATGGAGAGCAAGGGGATAGTTGGTCCCCAAGATGGAAGTAAACCTCGTCAGGTTTTAATTAGTAAAGAAGATGCATCAAACTTATAA
- the recA gene encoding recombinase RecA — translation MNAEKQKALELALGQIEKQFGKGSIMKLGQDSKLNLEAISTGSLDLDIALGIGGVPKGRIVEIYGPESSGKTTVALHIVAETQKSGGTAAFVDAEHALDPQYARNLGVDTENLIVSQPDTGEQALEIAEALVRSNAVDVIVIDSVAALVPKAEIEGEMGDSHVGLQARLMSQALRKLAGAINKSNCVAIFINQLREKVGIMFGNPETTSGGRALKFYSSVRLDVRRIDSIKQGEAIVGNRTRVKVVKNKVAPPFKIAEFDIMYGEGISKVGNILDVGVSNEIVQKSGAWFSYNDQKLGQGRENSKSFLKENPNLALEIETKIRQKYSLPVSDIPVSASTDPKINDNKLKTES, via the coding sequence ATGAACGCTGAAAAACAAAAAGCTCTTGAGTTGGCACTTGGACAAATAGAAAAACAATTCGGTAAGGGGTCAATTATGAAACTTGGTCAAGATTCAAAACTAAATCTTGAAGCAATTTCAACAGGCTCTCTAGACCTTGATATAGCACTTGGAATCGGTGGAGTTCCTAAGGGAAGAATCGTAGAAATATATGGACCTGAAAGTTCAGGTAAAACAACTGTAGCTTTACATATAGTTGCCGAGACACAAAAATCAGGTGGAACCGCTGCCTTTGTAGATGCTGAACATGCCCTTGACCCACAATACGCAAGAAACCTTGGAGTTGACACTGAAAACCTAATAGTTTCTCAACCTGATACAGGAGAGCAAGCACTAGAAATCGCTGAAGCCCTAGTAAGAAGTAATGCTGTAGATGTAATAGTTATTGACTCTGTAGCAGCACTTGTACCTAAGGCAGAAATTGAAGGAGAAATGGGAGACTCCCATGTAGGGCTACAAGCTAGACTTATGTCACAAGCACTTAGAAAACTTGCAGGTGCTATAAATAAATCTAACTGTGTTGCTATATTTATTAATCAGCTTAGAGAAAAAGTTGGTATTATGTTTGGAAATCCAGAAACTACTTCAGGGGGTAGAGCTCTTAAATTCTACTCATCAGTTAGACTTGATGTTAGAAGAATTGACTCTATAAAACAAGGTGAAGCTATTGTTGGTAATAGAACTAGAGTAAAGGTAGTTAAAAACAAAGTTGCTCCACCATTTAAAATAGCTGAGTTTGATATTATGTACGGTGAAGGTATTTCAAAGGTTGGTAATATACTAGATGTTGGTGTTTCTAATGAAATAGTACAAAAAAGTGGAGCTTGGTTCTCCTATAATGATCAAAAACTTGGTCAGGGAAGAGAGAACTCAAAATCTTTCCTAAAGGAAAATCCTAACCTAGCTTTGGAAATTGAAACAAAAATCAGACA
- the pgsA gene encoding CDP-diacylglycerol--glycerol-3-phosphate 3-phosphatidyltransferase, protein MNLANKITALRILLIPLFLYFVYTDLKYHILIATIIFVFAALTDSLDGYIARSRNQVTKFGKFIDPLADKLMITAALLSLVELERIEGWIVMVIIARELIITGLRAVAASDGVVIAASMWGKVKTVTQIVAVVSALLAIPYYNIFVIIALISTILSGVDYIYKNRKILNADK, encoded by the coding sequence ATGAATCTAGCAAATAAAATTACAGCACTTAGAATACTTTTAATACCTTTATTTCTATACTTTGTATATACGGATTTAAAGTACCATATTTTAATTGCAACAATAATATTTGTTTTTGCAGCATTAACAGATAGTTTAGATGGATATATAGCTAGAAGTAGAAACCAAGTTACTAAGTTCGGTAAATTCATAGATCCTCTAGCTGATAAATTAATGATTACAGCTGCATTACTCTCTTTAGTTGAACTTGAAAGAATCGAAGGTTGGATTGTTATGGTCATTATTGCCAGAGAGCTGATAATCACAGGTCTTCGTGCGGTTGCAGCATCAGACGGTGTTGTTATTGCAGCTAGTATGTGGGGAAAGGTAAAAACTGTTACACAAATAGTAGCTGTTGTATCCGCACTACTTGCTATTCCATATTACAATATATTTGTTATCATAGCCTTAATATCAACAATTTTATCAGGAGTGGATTATATATATAAAAATAGAAAAATACTTAACGCTGATAAATAA
- the dapG gene encoding aspartate kinase — MNILVQKFGGTSVATEENRELVANKIQEAKNNGYLPVVVVSAIGRKGAPYATDTLLSLINSKTSNVQREEKDLMMCCGEIISAVVLSEVLSKRKIETRVLTGGQAGILTDNNFGNAEILKVDPIKIYDLLLEGIVPIVTGFQGVTINNEFTTIGRGGSDTSATVLAEALKATAVEIYTDVDGIMTADPKIVSEAKVIDSISYSEVFQLADHGAKVIHPRAVAYALRGNIPIYIKNTMTNAKGTEISSKEEIKSNHIIAGVTHMPNRTQISIRFNEAVDNSNDLFCILAKEGISIDLINVFPQYKAFTIDDNDTEKVEKILKSNGYEASIIRNCSKVSLIGSGMKGIPGVMSKILKALNSEDVSVLQTADSHMTIWCLVNGNDTNKAINILHKIFNLQK, encoded by the coding sequence ATGAATATACTAGTTCAAAAATTTGGAGGTACCTCCGTTGCAACTGAAGAAAACAGAGAACTTGTTGCAAATAAAATACAAGAAGCTAAAAATAATGGATACTTACCAGTAGTTGTTGTATCAGCTATAGGAAGGAAAGGTGCTCCATATGCAACAGATACTTTATTATCTTTAATAAACTCAAAAACTTCAAATGTTCAAAGAGAAGAAAAAGACTTGATGATGTGTTGTGGAGAAATCATCTCGGCAGTTGTACTTTCAGAGGTGCTTTCTAAAAGAAAAATAGAAACTAGGGTTCTTACTGGTGGACAAGCAGGAATATTAACAGATAATAATTTCGGTAATGCTGAAATTTTGAAAGTAGATCCTATAAAAATATATGATTTATTACTTGAGGGAATCGTACCAATTGTTACTGGTTTTCAAGGAGTTACAATTAATAACGAGTTCACAACTATTGGTAGAGGAGGCAGCGATACCTCTGCTACAGTACTTGCTGAGGCTTTAAAGGCTACAGCTGTAGAAATATACACCGATGTTGATGGAATAATGACTGCAGATCCTAAAATAGTAAGTGAAGCTAAGGTTATTGATAGCATTAGTTATAGTGAAGTATTTCAGTTAGCAGACCATGGCGCTAAAGTAATTCATCCTAGAGCTGTAGCATATGCTCTAAGAGGAAATATACCGATATATATTAAAAATACAATGACAAATGCAAAGGGTACTGAAATTTCATCAAAGGAAGAAATAAAATCTAATCATATTATTGCTGGTGTTACACATATGCCGAATAGAACACAAATAAGCATAAGATTTAATGAAGCAGTCGATAATTCTAATGACTTATTTTGTATTCTTGCAAAGGAAGGCATAAGCATAGATCTTATAAATGTATTTCCTCAATATAAGGCATTTACAATAGATGACAATGATACTGAAAAAGTTGAAAAGATTTTAAAATCTAATGGTTATGAAGCTTCTATTATAAGGAATTGTAGTAAGGTCTCTTTAATTGGAAGTGGAATGAAAGGAATTCCAGGAGTAATGTCTAAAATTCTTAAAGCACTTAATAGTGAAGATGTAAGTGTACTTCAAACTGCAGACTCCCATATGACAATATGGTGCCTAGTAAATGGAAATGATACTAATAAAGCAATTAATATTCTTCATAAAATATTTAATCTTCAAAAATAG